From one Rhizobium lentis genomic stretch:
- the sufD gene encoding Fe-S cluster assembly protein SufD, with amino-acid sequence MNMQTTSRLTAAETALIDAFNHQIGDLPGNGAVTALRDRLLDDLKKAGLPTRRIEAWHYTDLKNLLRAVPPQVGDAGSNALDPVVAGSTVLAVIQGHANQKAVANGLGLSAYSERLIDGSAADGLDALGSDDAVGRINGSFVRDGYVVDVPAETELENPLEIQFIHAGGQTHTRLPVSFGAGVKGTVIERHLAVTGDAAFVSHISDIAVGEGTELTWIILQQQGAEDTHLGQIRVDLGADAKLRLFVINAGGKLVRQELHIKVTGEGADLTLRGINLLGAESHTDVTMVLGHDVPHTGSTEVIRNVVFDRAKGVFQGMIRVAPDAQKTDAKMACNTLLMSDDAEFSVKPELEIFADDVQCGHGATVTDIDANHLYYMMARGIPENKARAMLVNAFVAEIVEELEDEALVEALEGVISAWLEKHA; translated from the coding sequence ATGAACATGCAGACGACGAGCCGTCTTACCGCGGCCGAAACGGCGCTGATCGACGCCTTCAACCATCAGATTGGCGACCTGCCCGGCAATGGTGCAGTGACGGCGTTGCGCGACCGGCTTCTCGATGATTTAAAGAAGGCCGGCCTGCCGACGCGCCGTATTGAGGCCTGGCATTACACTGATCTCAAAAACCTCCTGCGCGCCGTGCCGCCGCAAGTGGGTGATGCTGGCTCCAACGCGCTCGACCCGGTTGTCGCCGGCTCCACGGTGCTGGCGGTGATCCAGGGCCATGCCAATCAGAAGGCGGTCGCCAATGGCCTCGGGCTTTCCGCCTATTCCGAGCGCTTGATCGACGGCTCCGCGGCTGATGGGCTCGATGCACTGGGCAGCGACGATGCTGTCGGCCGGATCAATGGCAGCTTCGTGCGCGACGGCTATGTGGTCGATGTGCCTGCCGAGACCGAGCTTGAAAATCCGCTTGAAATCCAGTTCATCCACGCTGGCGGACAGACGCATACGCGCCTTCCCGTTTCCTTTGGCGCCGGCGTCAAGGGAACAGTCATCGAGCGTCACCTTGCGGTGACCGGCGATGCCGCCTTCGTGTCCCACATCAGTGACATCGCGGTTGGCGAAGGCACGGAACTGACCTGGATCATCCTGCAGCAGCAGGGCGCCGAGGATACGCATCTCGGCCAGATCCGCGTCGATCTCGGCGCCGACGCCAAGCTTCGCCTGTTCGTCATCAATGCCGGCGGTAAGTTGGTACGGCAGGAACTGCATATCAAGGTGACGGGTGAGGGCGCCGATCTGACGCTGCGCGGCATCAATCTGCTCGGGGCCGAAAGCCATACCGACGTGACGATGGTGCTCGGCCACGACGTGCCGCATACCGGTTCGACCGAAGTGATCCGCAACGTCGTCTTCGACCGAGCCAAGGGTGTGTTCCAGGGCATGATCCGGGTGGCGCCCGATGCGCAGAAGACCGATGCCAAGATGGCTTGCAACACGCTGCTGATGTCCGACGATGCCGAGTTTTCGGTCAAGCCCGAGCTCGAGATCTTCGCCGACGACGTCCAGTGCGGCCATGGCGCGACGGTGACCGATATCGACGCCAATCATCTCTATTACATGATGGCGCGCGGCATTCCGGAGAACAAGGCGCGGGCAATGCTCGTCAACGCCTTCGTCGCCGAAATCGTTGAGGAACTGGAAGACGAGGCCCTGGTCGAAGCGCTGGAAGGCGTGATTTCGGCCTGGCTCGAAAAGCACGCCTGA
- the sufC gene encoding Fe-S cluster assembly ATPase SufC: MLEIRNLHARIAEDGTEIIRGLNLTVKAGEVAAIMGPNGSGKSTLSYVLSGREDYEVTEGDILYNGESILELDPSERAAKGIFLAFQYPVEIPGVATMQFLKVAMNEQRKARGEDELTTPDFMRRVKEAAAKLQINTEMLKRPLNVGFSGGEKKRAEILQMALLEPKLCVLDETDSGLDIDALKIVADGVNALRSPDRAVVVITHYQRLLNYIVPDTVHVLYKGQVVKSGDKTLAHELEANGYADIIGAAAA, from the coding sequence ATGCTTGAAATCAGAAACCTTCATGCCCGCATCGCCGAAGACGGCACCGAGATCATCCGTGGCCTGAACCTGACGGTAAAGGCCGGCGAAGTTGCGGCGATCATGGGACCGAACGGTTCCGGCAAGTCGACGCTCTCCTATGTGCTGTCCGGCCGTGAAGACTATGAAGTGACCGAGGGCGACATCCTTTATAACGGCGAGAGCATTCTCGAGCTCGATCCGTCCGAACGCGCCGCCAAGGGCATCTTTCTCGCCTTTCAGTATCCAGTCGAAATTCCCGGCGTCGCCACCATGCAGTTCCTGAAGGTCGCGATGAACGAGCAGCGCAAGGCGCGTGGCGAGGACGAACTGACGACGCCGGACTTCATGCGCCGCGTCAAGGAAGCTGCAGCCAAGCTGCAGATCAACACCGAAATGCTGAAGCGGCCGCTCAACGTCGGTTTCTCCGGCGGCGAGAAGAAGCGCGCCGAGATACTGCAGATGGCGCTGCTGGAGCCGAAGCTCTGCGTGCTCGACGAAACCGATTCCGGCCTCGACATCGACGCGCTGAAGATCGTTGCCGACGGCGTCAATGCGTTGCGTTCGCCCGATCGCGCCGTCGTCGTCATCACCCATTACCAGCGCCTGCTCAACTATATCGTACCCGACACTGTCCACGTCCTTTACAAGGGCCAGGTGGTCAAGTCGGGCGACAAGACCTTGGCGCATGAGCTGGAAGCCAATGGTTACGCCGACATTATCGGCGCAGCCGCGGCCTGA
- a CDS encoding GIY-YIG nuclease family protein: MSGFVYMMSDKPRGVIYTGVTSDLQGRVWEHGNKIHKGFTEKYRAKNLVWFESHPNIVLAIQREKSLKRYLREWKIKLVEELNPTWMDLYERIDEIENVYRPHEDTRQWSDYN, translated from the coding sequence GTGAGCGGGTTTGTCTACATGATGTCCGACAAACCAAGAGGTGTAATCTACACCGGCGTCACCAGCGATCTGCAAGGGCGCGTATGGGAACACGGCAACAAAATCCACAAGGGTTTTACGGAGAAATACAGAGCGAAAAACCTCGTCTGGTTTGAGAGCCACCCGAACATTGTGCTGGCGATCCAGCGAGAGAAATCTCTAAAACGCTACCTGCGTGAATGGAAAATCAAGCTCGTCGAGGAGCTCAACCCGACTTGGATGGACCTTTACGAGCGCATCGACGAAATCGAGAATGTCTATCGGCCGCATGAAGATACGCGGCAGTGGAGCGATTACAATTGA
- the sufB gene encoding Fe-S cluster assembly protein SufB, with amino-acid sequence MAAVQETIDQVRLIDVDQYKYGFETVIEMDKAPKGLSEDIIRFISAKKQEPEWMLEWRLEAYRRWLTLEEPTWARVNYPKIDFNDIHYYAAPKSAPGPKSLDEVDPELLKVYDKLGIPLREQEILAGVDKPKIAVDAVFDSVSVVTTFKAELKKAGVIFMSISEAIREHPDLVRKYLGSVVPTSDNYYATLNSAVFTDGSFVFVPRGVRCPMELSTYFRINEKGTGQFERTLIIAEEGAYVSYLEGCTAPQRDENQLHAAVVELVALDDAEIKYSTVQNWYPGDKEGKGGIYNFVTKRGDCRGDRSKISWTQVETGSAITWKYPSCILRGDDSRGEFYSIAVSNGHQQIDSGTKMIHLGKNTSSRIVSKGIAAGVSNNTYRGQVSAHRKASNARNFTQCDSLLIGDKCGAHTVPYIEAKNSTAQFEHEATTSKISEDQLFYCLQRGIPTEAAIALIVNGFVKEVLQELPMEFAVEAQKLISISLEGSVG; translated from the coding sequence ATGGCTGCCGTGCAGGAAACGATCGACCAGGTGCGCCTGATCGATGTGGACCAGTACAAATACGGTTTCGAGACCGTCATTGAAATGGACAAGGCGCCGAAGGGCCTGTCCGAGGATATCATCCGCTTCATTTCGGCCAAGAAGCAGGAGCCGGAATGGATGCTGGAGTGGCGTCTCGAGGCCTATCGCCGGTGGCTGACGCTGGAAGAGCCGACCTGGGCGCGCGTCAACTATCCGAAGATCGATTTCAATGACATTCATTATTACGCTGCGCCGAAGAGCGCGCCGGGTCCGAAGTCGCTCGACGAAGTCGATCCGGAATTGTTGAAGGTCTATGACAAGCTCGGCATTCCGCTGCGCGAACAGGAGATCCTGGCCGGCGTCGATAAGCCGAAGATCGCCGTCGATGCCGTTTTCGACAGCGTCTCGGTCGTCACCACTTTCAAGGCGGAGCTGAAGAAGGCCGGCGTGATCTTCATGTCGATCTCGGAGGCCATACGCGAGCATCCGGATCTCGTCCGCAAATATCTCGGCTCGGTCGTGCCGACCTCGGACAATTATTATGCGACGCTGAATTCGGCGGTCTTTACCGACGGCTCCTTCGTCTTCGTGCCGAGGGGGGTTCGCTGCCCGATGGAGCTTTCCACCTATTTCCGCATCAACGAAAAGGGCACCGGCCAGTTCGAGCGCACCTTGATTATCGCGGAAGAGGGCGCTTACGTCTCCTATCTCGAAGGCTGCACAGCACCGCAGCGTGACGAAAACCAGCTGCATGCGGCCGTGGTCGAACTGGTCGCGCTCGACGATGCCGAGATCAAGTATTCCACCGTCCAGAACTGGTATCCCGGCGACAAGGAAGGCAAGGGCGGCATCTACAACTTCGTCACCAAGCGCGGCGATTGCCGCGGCGATCGCTCTAAAATCTCATGGACGCAGGTCGAAACCGGTTCGGCGATCACCTGGAAATATCCGTCCTGCATCCTGCGCGGCGACGACAGCCGCGGCGAGTTCTACTCGATCGCCGTCTCCAACGGCCATCAGCAGATCGACAGCGGCACCAAGATGATCCATCTCGGCAAGAACACGTCGAGCCGCATCGTCTCCAAGGGTATCGCCGCCGGTGTTTCCAACAACACCTATCGCGGCCAGGTCTCGGCTCACCGCAAGGCCTCGAACGCGCGCAACTTCACCCAGTGCGACTCGCTCCTGATCGGCGACAAGTGCGGTGCTCACACCGTGCCCTATATCGAGGCGAAGAATTCGACGGCGCAATTCGAGCACGAGGCGACCACCTCGAAGATCTCCGAGGATCAGCTGTTCTACTGCCTGCAGCGTGGGATTCCGACCGAGGCGGCAATCGCGCTGATCGTCAACGGCTTCGTCAAGGAAGTCCTGCAGGAACTGCCGATGGAATTCGCCGTCGAGGCGCAGAAGCTGATCAGCATCTCGCTGGAAGGGAGTGTTGGCTAA
- a CDS encoding cysteine desulfurase family protein, translating to MAPPRLYLDWNATAPLHPAAREAIMRAIDIFGNPNSVHGEGRAARAAIEGARRKVSAFAGTDAANVVFTSGATEAANLVLTPDFRMGRTPLQLGHLYVSAIEHPAVREGGRFAKEKTTEIPVTEAGIVDLDALAMLLAAHDKAAGLPMVAIMLVNNETGIIQPVEAAAKIIHAHGGLFVVDAVQAAGRIPLDIERIGADFMIVSSHKIGGPKGAGALIARGEALMPRPLIQGGGQERGHRSGTQNSLALIGFGAAAEAAAGQLETRNAAIGALRDRLEAGMRRQASDVIIHGEGGGRVANTIFFTLPGLKAETGQIAFDLEGVALSAGSACSSGRLGESHVLTAMGRDAKLGALRISLGFSTTEEDVDRAIAAFAKIACRRRSAGEAA from the coding sequence ATGGCGCCGCCACGCCTTTATCTCGACTGGAATGCCACAGCGCCGCTGCACCCCGCAGCGCGCGAGGCGATCATGCGCGCGATCGACATATTCGGCAATCCGAACAGCGTGCATGGAGAAGGCCGCGCCGCACGCGCAGCCATTGAAGGCGCGCGGCGCAAAGTGTCCGCATTTGCCGGCACTGATGCCGCCAACGTGGTCTTCACCAGCGGCGCGACGGAAGCGGCCAATCTGGTGCTGACGCCGGATTTCCGCATGGGCCGCACGCCGCTCCAGCTTGGCCATCTTTATGTCTCGGCAATCGAGCATCCGGCGGTGCGCGAGGGCGGCCGCTTTGCCAAGGAGAAGACGACGGAGATCCCGGTGACGGAAGCCGGCATCGTCGATCTCGATGCGCTCGCCATGTTGCTTGCTGCTCATGACAAGGCCGCCGGCCTGCCGATGGTCGCCATCATGCTCGTCAACAATGAAACGGGCATCATCCAGCCGGTCGAGGCGGCGGCAAAGATCATCCATGCCCATGGTGGGCTCTTCGTCGTCGACGCGGTGCAGGCGGCGGGGCGTATCCCGCTCGACATCGAGCGGATCGGTGCCGATTTCATGATCGTTTCGTCGCACAAGATCGGCGGGCCAAAGGGAGCCGGCGCGCTGATTGCGCGCGGCGAGGCGTTGATGCCGCGGCCGCTGATCCAGGGCGGCGGGCAGGAACGCGGTCACCGATCGGGGACACAGAATTCGCTGGCGCTGATCGGGTTCGGCGCGGCGGCCGAGGCGGCCGCGGGCCAGCTCGAGACACGCAATGCGGCGATCGGGGCGCTGCGCGATCGGTTGGAGGCCGGCATGCGCAGGCAGGCATCCGACGTGATCATCCATGGTGAGGGCGGCGGGCGTGTCGCCAATACGATTTTTTTCACCTTGCCGGGGCTGAAGGCAGAGACCGGGCAGATCGCCTTCGATCTCGAAGGCGTTGCGCTTTCGGCAGGATCGGCCTGCTCGTCCGGTCGGCTCGGCGAAAGTCATGTGCTGACGGCGATGGGACGCGACGCCAAACTCGGAGCGCTGCGCATATCGCTCGGCTTTTCGACGACGGAAGAGGACGTCGACAGGGCGATTGCCGCCTTTGCGAAGATCGCCTGCCGGCGCAGGTCGGCGGGCGAGGCGGCCTGA
- a CDS encoding alpha/beta hydrolase, whose amino-acid sequence MPEVIFNGPAGRLEGRYQPSKEKSAPIALILHPHPQFGGTMNNQIVYQLFYMFQKRGFTTLRFNFRGIGRSQGEFDHGAGELSDAASALDWVQSLHPDSKTCWVAGYSFGAWIGMQLLMRRPEIEGFMSIAPQPNTYDFSFLAPCPSSGLIINGEADKVAPEKDVNGLVEKLKTQKGILITHRTVANANHFFNGQVETLMSECEDYLDRRLNGELVPEPAAKRIR is encoded by the coding sequence ATGCCCGAAGTTATTTTCAACGGCCCAGCCGGCCGTCTTGAAGGCCGCTACCAGCCCTCCAAGGAAAAAAGCGCGCCGATTGCGCTCATCCTGCATCCGCATCCGCAGTTCGGCGGCACGATGAACAATCAGATCGTCTACCAGCTCTTCTACATGTTTCAGAAGCGCGGATTCACGACGCTGCGCTTCAATTTCCGGGGCATCGGCCGAAGCCAGGGCGAATTCGATCATGGTGCCGGCGAATTGTCCGACGCCGCCTCCGCGCTCGACTGGGTGCAGAGCCTGCACCCCGATTCCAAGACCTGTTGGGTCGCCGGATATTCCTTCGGCGCCTGGATCGGCATGCAGCTTCTCATGCGCCGACCGGAGATCGAAGGTTTTATGTCGATCGCTCCGCAGCCGAATACCTACGACTTCTCCTTCTTGGCGCCCTGCCCCTCGTCCGGCCTGATCATCAACGGCGAAGCCGACAAGGTTGCGCCGGAAAAAGATGTGAACGGCCTCGTCGAAAAGCTGAAGACCCAGAAAGGCATCCTCATCACCCATCGCACCGTTGCCAACGCCAATCATTTCTTCAATGGTCAGGTGGAGACGCTGATGAGCGAATGTGAGGACTATCTCGACCGCCGCCTCAATGGCGAGTTGGTGCCGGAGCCGGCGGCAAAGCGTATCCGCTGA
- a CDS encoding GNAT family N-acetyltransferase, with translation MWDDGDAALLQKLHSTTATTRYLPGNAPWSLDKAAARLRGWFEEQERDGTTKYKLLAEDGSFIGRAGISRFRREEFELGYSLREEAWGKGLATEAASALAGWFFEKQFASSLIAFTHPENIASQRVLKKIGMRERAPILIDGVLDMAFELIAGMRSANPGAP, from the coding sequence ATGTGGGACGATGGCGACGCCGCCCTGTTGCAGAAACTGCATTCAACGACAGCGACGACGCGCTATCTTCCCGGTAACGCTCCCTGGAGTCTCGATAAGGCCGCGGCGCGGCTGCGCGGTTGGTTCGAGGAGCAGGAGCGGGATGGCACGACCAAATATAAGCTTCTCGCCGAGGACGGCAGCTTCATCGGCCGTGCCGGCATTTCGCGGTTCAGGCGCGAAGAATTCGAACTCGGCTATTCCTTGCGCGAAGAGGCGTGGGGCAAGGGCCTGGCGACGGAGGCGGCAAGCGCACTGGCCGGCTGGTTCTTCGAAAAGCAGTTCGCTTCGAGCCTCATCGCCTTCACCCACCCCGAAAACATCGCCTCGCAACGCGTCCTCAAGAAGATCGGCATGCGTGAACGCGCGCCGATCCTGATCGATGGAGTGCTCGACATGGCTTTCGAGCTGATCGCCGGGATGCGGTCGGCAAACCCCGGCGCGCCGTGA
- a CDS encoding anhydro-N-acetylmuramic acid kinase, with protein MDVIRTAIGLMSGTSMDGIDVALIRTDGRGFIERGPFLGVPYEADFRERLKRALELSRPLTDRRERPAELREIELELTEWHALAVTAFRQRFGLSADAVDVLGFHGQTVLHRPDEGLTIQIGDGPQLARRTGLPVVYDMRANDMVHGGQGAPLVPAYHAALAGKLQQAGEAVCFVNIGGISNLTYIGADGRIAAFDSGPGNALIDQWVEMQTGRTYDPGGEIGGRGKVIPALAARYLESPFFRGNVRRSLDRGDFAPLRPEEASLEDGARTLAHVAAASIVKSAGFLPESPSTYIVCGGGRLNATLMAEFSAMAEGLGSRVLSAEAAGFDGDALEAEAWAYLAVRSLEGLPLTFPSTTGVASPVTGGVLATP; from the coding sequence ATGGATGTGATCAGAACCGCGATCGGCCTGATGAGCGGCACGTCGATGGACGGAATCGATGTCGCGCTCATCAGGACCGACGGCCGCGGCTTCATCGAGCGCGGGCCGTTCCTGGGCGTCCCTTATGAGGCAGATTTTCGTGAGCGGCTCAAACGGGCGCTGGAATTGTCGCGGCCGCTGACCGACCGGCGCGAGCGGCCCGCCGAGCTCCGGGAAATCGAACTCGAGCTGACCGAGTGGCATGCCCTCGCCGTTACGGCATTCCGTCAGCGTTTCGGACTTTCTGCCGATGCCGTCGACGTTCTCGGCTTTCATGGTCAGACCGTGCTGCATCGTCCTGACGAGGGGCTGACCATCCAGATTGGCGACGGCCCGCAACTGGCGCGCCGGACCGGTCTGCCGGTGGTCTACGACATGCGCGCCAACGACATGGTGCACGGCGGGCAGGGCGCGCCGCTGGTGCCGGCCTATCACGCAGCGTTGGCGGGAAAACTGCAGCAGGCGGGCGAGGCGGTGTGCTTCGTCAATATCGGTGGCATCTCCAACCTGACCTATATCGGCGCGGACGGCCGGATTGCCGCCTTCGACAGCGGTCCGGGCAATGCGCTGATCGACCAATGGGTCGAAATGCAGACCGGCAGAACCTATGATCCCGGCGGCGAGATCGGTGGACGCGGCAAGGTGATCCCCGCCCTGGCGGCGCGTTATCTGGAAAGCCCGTTCTTCCGCGGCAATGTCCGCCGTTCGCTCGATCGCGGCGATTTCGCGCCGCTTCGGCCGGAGGAGGCGAGCCTCGAAGACGGCGCCCGGACGCTCGCGCATGTCGCCGCCGCATCGATCGTCAAATCCGCCGGGTTCCTGCCCGAGAGCCCGTCAACCTATATCGTCTGCGGCGGCGGGCGGCTGAACGCCACCTTGATGGCTGAGTTCTCGGCGATGGCCGAAGGGCTGGGATCGAGGGTGCTGAGCGCCGAGGCGGCAGGCTTCGACGGCGATGCGCTGGAAGCCGAGGCCTGGGCCTATCTCGCCGTGCGCTCGTTGGAGGGGCTGCCGCTGACATTTCCCAGCACGACGGGAGTGGCCTCGCCCGTCACTGGCGGAGTGCTGGCAACGCCGTGA